The region AAGTGGAAGACCTGGTACAAAAATATTTAGCGAGAGTTACCCGCCCCAAGCAGGGGACTGCCGCGATCGCCCATTATCTAAGAGAACGCCAAGCCGAATTAGACCTGACTGAGGGAGAGTTTACAAAATTTTGCTACACCTTTCGCCTTGCAGCATCAGATCTTGCCAAGATTTACAACGGTGAGGAACTGGAAAGTCGCCTGCTGATACCACTTTCGCGAATTTTAGGCATGACTGTTGATGAATTGATTGCGGTATGGCAAGGGTCTGAAAGTGAGATGTGAACCAAACTTTAACCTGAAGCCAACCTGCTAATTAACTTCCCTTGAGATGGGAGATGTAGTCTAGCCTACATCGCTCCATATTGGACTAGCTACTATGCTTCAAACAACTGCTCCAAAGGTGCCCCCCCAGCGCGATCTGCGCAACTTTCTTGAGGAGCTTTACCAAGGAAGACATTTACAGGCGTTTCGTGCTGGACAGACCATTCCCTTAAATCCTCAAGATATCTGGATTGTTTGCCGGGGCGTTGTTCAACTCAGCACACTCTACCCCAATGGGGATGAAGCGTTGCTGGGATTAGC is a window of Leptolyngbyaceae cyanobacterium JSC-12 DNA encoding:
- a CDS encoding hypothetical protein (IMG reference gene:2510095562) encodes the protein MVRFDKLPSWSSNPHEHYVPILYEGEIVGFCQPTYVARILATLNDDEKLRKALKLACYDLISRAGGNRTEVEDLVQKYLARVTRPKQGTAAIAHYLRERQAELDLTEGEFTKFCYTFRLAASDLAKIYNGEELESRLLIPLSRILGMTVDELIAVWQGSESEM